A region of Bacteroidota bacterium DNA encodes the following proteins:
- a CDS encoding ATP-binding protein, producing the protein MATPTRPADLFDREALWSRLEEAHAAPGPGLVLMMGRRRAGKSFLLTRFAEAVGGAYYQATRRTEREQLLALSRVLAERFDDAALRRAALPDWEALLGYVAERAEGAPFLLALDEFPYLADAAPALPSILQAWWDHEAPGTQLTVVLSGSHVSAMKRLVGPDQPLYGRRTARLDVHPFDYRDAARFVPTWSPRDRLRLYAVFGGLPGHLALVDPDRSLAANAARHLLDPSGRLHDEAAHTFDAFLADASVHYSVVEAITSGERRWSRIASRVGKQTSALARPLDWLLEMEVVERVAPLTAYPNPSPKRMLYQLADPYLVFWHRFVADIRGRGLSALTDPEVLWERLVAPRLDVAHTAHVFEEACRQFVARTAREPHPALSFRPVQVGRWWSSDASEEVDVVALDGAGGLLVGECKWGTADARDLDRLIRRGRLVAQEAGGVKTTTPVLFTAGGLAPQAQAQVDAGVAVHVALDALYTVT; encoded by the coding sequence ATGGCTACCCCGACTCGTCCTGCCGACCTCTTCGACCGCGAGGCGCTCTGGAGCCGCCTGGAGGAGGCGCACGCCGCTCCTGGCCCGGGGCTGGTGCTGATGATGGGTCGCCGACGTGCGGGTAAGAGCTTTCTGCTGACCCGCTTCGCGGAGGCGGTCGGCGGGGCCTACTACCAGGCTACGCGCCGAACTGAGCGCGAGCAGCTCCTGGCCCTCTCGCGCGTCCTGGCCGAGCGCTTCGACGATGCGGCCCTCCGCCGCGCGGCCCTACCGGACTGGGAGGCGCTGCTGGGCTATGTCGCGGAGCGCGCGGAAGGAGCGCCGTTCCTGCTCGCCCTGGATGAGTTTCCCTACCTCGCGGACGCGGCCCCGGCGCTGCCGTCGATCCTGCAGGCGTGGTGGGACCACGAGGCTCCGGGGACGCAGCTCACCGTCGTCCTCTCGGGCAGCCATGTCTCGGCGATGAAGCGCCTCGTGGGGCCAGACCAGCCGCTCTATGGCCGCCGCACCGCGCGTCTGGACGTCCATCCGTTCGACTACCGCGACGCGGCGCGCTTCGTCCCGACCTGGTCGCCCCGCGACCGCCTCCGCCTCTACGCGGTCTTCGGCGGTCTGCCAGGCCATCTCGCGCTCGTGGATCCAGACCGCTCGCTGGCAGCGAATGCGGCTCGTCACCTCCTCGACCCGTCGGGCCGTCTCCACGATGAGGCGGCGCACACGTTCGATGCGTTCTTGGCGGACGCGTCGGTCCATTACTCAGTGGTGGAAGCTATCACGAGCGGGGAGCGACGCTGGAGCCGCATCGCGAGCCGCGTGGGCAAGCAGACGAGCGCCCTCGCCCGCCCGCTCGACTGGCTCCTGGAGATGGAGGTCGTCGAGCGCGTGGCACCGCTGACGGCCTATCCGAACCCGAGCCCGAAGCGGATGCTGTACCAGCTTGCGGACCCGTACCTGGTGTTCTGGCACCGCTTCGTGGCGGACATCCGTGGCCGAGGGCTCTCGGCGCTGACGGATCCGGAGGTACTGTGGGAGCGCCTCGTGGCCCCGCGCCTGGACGTAGCCCACACGGCGCACGTATTTGAGGAGGCCTGCCGGCAGTTCGTAGCGCGGACGGCCCGCGAGCCGCACCCGGCGCTATCGTTTCGGCCTGTGCAGGTGGGGCGCTGGTGGAGCTCCGACGCGAGCGAGGAGGTCGACGTCGTTGCGCTCGACGGCGCGGGCGGCCTGCTCGTGGGCGAGTGCAAGTGGGGCACGGCGGACGCGCGCGACCTCGACCGGCTCATCCGTCGGGGCCGTCTCGTGGCGCAGGAGGCAGGCGGTGTCAAGACGACAACCCCGGTGCTGTTCACAGCGGGCGGCTTGGCACCCCAGGCGCAAGCCCAAGTCGACGCTGGCGTTGCTGTCCACGTAGCGCTCGATGCGCTCTACACCGTGACCTAG
- a CDS encoding type IV toxin-antitoxin system AbiEi family antitoxin domain-containing protein, whose protein sequence is MSVPTSIYRRVVTHADRLLRLARSWGVIRSKDLAPLDIPRQTLARLHRRGLLERVGRGLYVLADANVTEHHTLAEASRRVPHGVICLLSALRVHDLTTQDPFDVWIAIENKARRLDPEALPLRIVYMSGPSFTEGIEKLDVEGMVVPVFGAAKTVADCFKFRRRVGLDVAIEALKDYRRSDGFDAEALWHYAAVCRVTTVMRPYLEALV, encoded by the coding sequence ATGTCGGTACCTACGTCTATCTACCGACGTGTTGTGACGCACGCAGACCGCCTTCTCCGTCTCGCTCGTTCGTGGGGCGTCATTCGCTCGAAAGACCTCGCCCCGCTCGACATTCCGCGCCAGACGCTGGCACGCCTCCACCGCCGTGGGCTCCTGGAGCGAGTCGGGCGAGGCCTCTACGTGCTCGCTGATGCCAACGTCACGGAACACCACACGCTCGCGGAGGCGTCTAGGCGGGTCCCACATGGGGTGATCTGTCTGCTGTCGGCGCTTCGCGTCCACGACCTCACCACACAGGACCCGTTCGACGTGTGGATCGCCATCGAGAACAAGGCCCGGCGGCTGGACCCGGAGGCGCTCCCGCTCCGCATCGTCTACATGTCGGGCCCCTCGTTTACAGAAGGCATCGAGAAGCTCGACGTGGAGGGTATGGTGGTACCGGTATTTGGCGCGGCAAAGACGGTCGCAGACTGCTTCAAATTCCGCCGCCGGGTAGGACTCGACGTGGCCATTGAGGCGCTCAAAGACTACCGCCGCAGCGACGGCTTCGACGCGGAGGCGCTCTGGCACTATGCAGCAGTCTGCCGCGTGACGACGGTGATGCGGCCCTATCTAGAGGCGCTTGTATGA
- a CDS encoding AbrB/MazE/SpoVT family DNA-binding domain-containing protein produces MTVTIDKFGRILIPKQLRERLGLTPGTEFDLDVRGEGDGPALELRPDRAEMGLVYEGDLLVFRGKVGAEAHDLNAFIQAQRDRRVSHLAGLDQDDMASNG; encoded by the coding sequence ATGACGGTGACCATCGACAAGTTCGGCCGCATTCTCATCCCGAAGCAGCTCCGAGAAAGGCTCGGCCTCACGCCGGGTACCGAGTTCGACCTCGACGTGCGTGGCGAAGGCGACGGTCCGGCCCTTGAACTCCGGCCTGACCGAGCAGAAATGGGGCTCGTCTACGAAGGGGACCTATTGGTCTTCCGAGGGAAGGTGGGTGCGGAGGCACACGACCTCAACGCATTCATCCAAGCGCAGAGGGACAGAAGAGTCTCGCACCTGGCTGGGCTCGACCAGGACGATATGGCCTCAAACGGATGA